Genomic DNA from Bacillus oleivorans:
TAATGGTTTCAAATTAAAAAGTTGATTTTTATGTTTCTTTTTTGCGTATTTTGACGTTTATATTGTGACTGACTATTTAGAAAGGAGAATTCTATGGGGGCAAAAATTAAAAACAAGATTTGGTGTAACTTTATTCATTTTTATGATTTGGAGAAGGAGGAAATTTAATGATAAAAATTGGAGCTGTGTTTATACCTGTTATTGATGTTGAAAAATCAATAGAGTGGTATAAAGATAAACTAGAGTTGGAACACGTAGGAACATGGCCAGAAAACACGGGAGCTGATTTTTATTTTAAAACCGAGAGGCAATATTTGACCCTAGTTAAGGTGGAAAAGAAACAGCCGATGGAATTTACTGCTAACCCTAAATATCAAAACCCTTATTTTAATTTTACAACTAATGATTTAGAAGCTTATCATAAAAAGTTGCAAAACAAGGGTGTAGACGTTACAAAAATAGAAGATCACGGTCCAATCGCAGGGTTCGATTTTTATGATCTTGATGGGAATAAGTTTGGAGTAATAGTGGATAAAGATGATTACGAAAAACGCTGAATTTGGCTTAGCCATTTTCAGCATTTTTTTATTAATATGAAGTCTAAATTTAATCGAAATGAAATATATTGATTATAAATGATTGAAAATGAAAGAAATTGATTGATTTATGAAAACGCTTAAGTTATTATTGTGTCAAAGAAAAGTTCCGCATCAATAAATTAATAATATTTAGAGGTAAACAAAAGAGTGAATGAAATTGACTGTTTTGTAAGCAGTTAATTAATCTTAGGAGGAAATACGATGCTAACGGAAGAAAGACATCGGATTATTCTAGAGCTGCTAGAGGCAAAAAAAATAGTAAGAATCCAGGAATTAGTTGAAGTTCTGTCTTCTTCAGAGTCAACGATTCGGCGTGATTTAAGTCAATTGGAGAGAA
This window encodes:
- a CDS encoding VOC family protein; amino-acid sequence: MIKIGAVFIPVIDVEKSIEWYKDKLELEHVGTWPENTGADFYFKTERQYLTLVKVEKKQPMEFTANPKYQNPYFNFTTNDLEAYHKKLQNKGVDVTKIEDHGPIAGFDFYDLDGNKFGVIVDKDDYEKR